A genomic region of Phragmites australis chromosome 2, lpPhrAust1.1, whole genome shotgun sequence contains the following coding sequences:
- the LOC133908738 gene encoding heat stress transcription factor A-4b-like gives MEAGGGGASSLPPFLSKTYEMVDDPATDAVVAWTPSGTSFVVANQAEFCRDLLPKYFKHNNFSSFVRQLNTYGFRKIDPEQWEFANEDFIRGQRHRLKSIHRRKPIFSHSSHTQGAGPLADNERREYEEEVERLKCDNAALTLQLENNAHKKLDTERRMQELEDKLIFLEDRQKNLIAYVRDIVKAPGFLSSFVQQPDHHGKKRRLPMPISFHQDANTQGNQITHGDLTNSPVHAVCRESFDKMEYSLNSLENFFREASEAFDISYDDGAPGPSSAVVITELHSSGESDPHVPSPPSRMRTSAGVGDSHSSHDVTESTSCAESPPLPQMQSCTDSRVKVSEIDVNLEPAITEAGLSRDQPAEDPPAVAPGVNDGFWQQFLTEQPGSDAHQEAQSEWRDGDSKADQIRVGDRENFWWGKKSVEQMTEKLGHLTSAEKT, from the exons ATGGAGGCGGGCGGTGGGGGCGCGTCTTCGCTGCCGCCGTTCCTGAGCAAGACGTACGAGATGGTGGACGACCCGGCAACGGACGCCGTGGTGGCGTGGACGCCGTCGGGCACCAGCTTCGTCGTCGCCAACCAGGCCGAGTTCTGCAGGGATCTGCTCCCCAAGTACTTCAAGCACAACAACTTCTCCAGCTTCGTGCGGCAGCTCAACACCTAC GGCTTTAGGAAAATTGATCCTGAACAATGGGAGTTTGCAAACGAGGATTTCATTAGGGGACAAAGGCACCGGCTAAAAAGTATACATAGGCGCAAGCCTATATTCAGCCATTCATCGCACACTCAGGGTGCCGGACCACTAGCAGATAATGAAAGGAGGGAATATGAGGAGGAAGTTGAGAGGCTTAAGTGCGACAATGCAGCTCTGACCTTACAGCTTGAAAACAATGCACACAAGAAACTTGATACTGAGAGACGAATGCAGGAGTTGGAAGATAAGTTGATATTTTTGGAGGATCGGCAGAAGAATCTGATAGCTTATGTCAGAGATATTGTAAAGGCACCAGGATTTCTATCTAGCTTTGTACAGCAACCTGATCATCACGGAAAGAAGAGGAGGCTACCAATGCCTATTTCTTTCCATCAAGATGCAAATACTCAGGGGAATCAGATTACACATGGGGACTTAACAAACTCACCGGTCCATGCGGTTTGCAGAGAATCATTTGACAAAATGGAATATTCCTTGAACTCATTGGAGAATTTCTTTCGAGAAGCTAGTGAAGCATTTGATATTTCATATGATGATGGTGCCCCTGGCCCTTCGTCGGCTGTTGTTATCACAGAGCTCCATTCATCTGGGGAAAGTGATCCTCATGTGCCATCGCCTCCTTCAAGGATGCGTACCTCAGCTGGTGTAGGAGACTCGCACTCTTCTCATGATGTAACAGAGTCGACTAGCTGTGCAGAAAGTCCTCCCCTTCCACAAATGCAGTCCTGTACAGATTCACGAGTTAAGGTGTCAGAGATAGACGTCAATTTAGAGCCTGCTATTACAGAAGCCGGTCTTTCAAGAGATCAACCTGCCGAGGACCCTCCTGCTGTAGCACCTGGGGTAAATGATGGATTTTGGCAGCAATTTCTTACTGAGCAGCCTGGATCCGATGCACATCAGGAGGCCCAGTCAGAATGGCGAGATGGAGACAGTAAAGCTGATCAGATTAGAGTAGGAGACCGGGAAAATTTCTGGTGGGGCAAGAAGAGTGTGGAGCAGATGACAGAAAAGCTGGGGCATCTCACCTCAGCAGAGAAAACCTAA